Genomic DNA from Dioscorea cayenensis subsp. rotundata cultivar TDr96_F1 chromosome 1, TDr96_F1_v2_PseudoChromosome.rev07_lg8_w22 25.fasta, whole genome shotgun sequence:
ATcagaaagaaacaaaagcaagaagtatgAAATCAACCTCATCAACAAAATTGTTAACAGAAGTCTGTACAGTTCCACCAGTTGCAGCAGCAACACGTCGCAAATCCTCTTCTGCCACACGACCAGCACAGAAAACATCCCGATCCGCAAAATACTGATCATAAAGGCAAAAAAACATATGGTCATGGTCAAATATTGAAACCAAAAGCAGTTAATGATTAAGGATACCTGTGTTCCAAGGTCACCAATTGGCAAACGTGACAGAACAATTTTTGCTCCACTTTTGACACACTTGTCCAacttatcatatattatattccACTCGGCATCAACAATTGATTGATACTGCATAGGATCTGATAATCTGCATAAGCCAcatacagaaaaaaaaagtggataaacatacataaatagcatacaatatagaaaatatgtagTACACCAGCATACCTaatttctgcattttctttctCTGATTTCAGTTCTAGCTCAATGTTCAACAAAAGGATTTTTGGGTTCAAAAATTTCTTTGGTTGCTGCTCAAATCCAGCATATGAAAAAGTCTTCTTGAAAGCAACGCCATTAACAAGAAATGAATCTCGCATGTTACCGCCAGGGACCTTAAAAAATGTCAATATTTAGAATTAGGAATTTTTCTagtcatttctttttttattcgatAAGCAAAAATTACTGTCTCACATGTCAAAACAAGGGTTTGTTGGTTGCGTTTCAAATTTATGGTTAGATAtccacataaaaataaaaataaaaggcatcACTTCCAGCAAGGTAAGGAAATCAGCATACTTTCGGACGCCAATTACCTCATGCTTTGAgtaaaaaattgtgaatttgATGGGAAACTTGAcactttttcaaaatattaaattataaattgaagAATTACCTTTTTAATTCCAATCAAATTTAGTCTATCATCATCACCAATAGCCATGACAGCATCCACAACCATTGATGCAAAAAACTCCTTTTCTCCACCAATCAACTTAGACGAGAGTGTTGTAGCAGCACATTTGGCCAAcaagcttttcttttcttccatgCTTTTCCCCTCTATGCTTACagctatttctttaattttttcaattgcCTGTTGGAAATCAAAATGCAGATACTGGACCCtccaagcaatgaatcacacaCAAACATCAAAAACACATGTGATTGAAGCGTACCAACCAGATAGCATGCTGTCCTGTAACTCCTAATGAGATTCTGTGGATGAACTCCATCctcaatgaaaattttttcaaacttcaAGAATTCACCAGCAAGAAGCATAACAGTAGTGGTTCCATCACCAACCTATACCaaatcaaatgtttaaatacagATCAACATACCTAAAGCTATTAAAATACAAAAGTTGCCATATTCCTGATGAATAATCCAACTCTAATCAATCTTCCAACAAACATAAAACTTGATTACAAAAGAATGGCCTTAATTAATACTTCACAACAGGTACAATGCAATGGCATATGAACTATTAGCAAAAAGGAGCATAAATCAAACTTGcacaaaataaagaatttaaaacGGTTTAAATACTAAATCAACCATTCAGTCAGCACTAAAtcgaaaaaaaacacaaagaaaccACCAAAGTTTCAATCTTTCTGGAAGAAAAAGCCTTGAGATTTCAGAGCAGGAGGAGGGACCTCGGAGTCCTGGGACTTGGCGATGTCGACAAGGATTTTGGCTGCAGGGTGGACGATGTCAAGGAGTTTCATAATGGTGGCGCCGTCATTGGAGATGGTGGTGTTTCCCTTATCGTCATGGATGAGCTTGTCCATCCCGCGGGGACCTAGAGTCGTCCGCACTGCATCCGCCACCGCCGTGCAGGCATTGATGTTGCTCACCACATGCGCCTTCCCCTGAGACGTATCCGTCCCCTCCTTCAAAAGTATGATCTGCGGTTGCTGCTCGATCGAAGAACCAACCATCGCCATAGACCAACACAACGCATAGCGATGCAGAAAGAGTAGGAGGACAAAGTATCCTTACCAACATCGCCGCCATGGCAGCAGACAGGAATAGGAATGGGGGCGGGCAGGGAATGGGATCCCGTCTCCATCCCCGTTTCTCACGGGCGGGATTCTCcggttaaaatttttaatgtatttgtatatacATGGATCAAAGActcttatatataattaaaaaaataaaaaaaatataatatatgatgaaataaaataaaaaaattctcaactaAAAGTTTTTTTCACAACATacacattatatataaaataaaaaaattcacacaaaaatatttctcctaatgtcataatataatatttgatgaaacaacaacattaagatcataaataacataaaagttttaaaaactaaattaaaaattacaaatccattaaataaaaattcataatgcaaaacTAAGACAATAATTTCACTGCtccatcaatttgtttcttctttctccaaagtcatttatattgagaatccAATTCCACTACCACTAAAGCATCTCGACATGATAACTCCCTCtttcaataataaacaaaattagtaaatatataataagattataaataatatcaagattaaagataaaattttataaaaaatcatatttacctcatcattctcatcctcctcttcatcaaatATAGAATAAATAGCTTGAATTGTTGACCATAAACAagaatcttcaaaaataaagaaatacataataataactaaaaatatataaatttaaaagaaataccatatatgttttaatgaaatatataaatttaaatagttaataaattgtatgaaataattgtgagtttcataataataactaaaaatattaacaaataaatatttattgattatatatatataatattatgttaattttgaaataatctttaataaatacattaaaaatatataatatatatttttggagaATCCCCGCGGGGCACGGGGAATCCCCCGTGCCCCGAGGGGATTCCCCACGGGGTTTTCCGCGGGGAGCGGGGCAGGGATCCCCGTGGGGCGGGGAGACCATTTcccgcccccgccccgccccgttAGGCGGGAAGGAATTTTTCCTCACTCCTCGTGAGGGGATGTTTCGGAGAATCCCCGCCCCATCGGGGCGGGGCCCCGCggggaacggggattccccgccccacccccattcctagaCAGGAAGAACAAGAGAGagatatatagagagagagacgacgaagacgaagacgacgAGGAGGAGATCtaggctagggtttagagagcgTTGGAGgagcaagagaaaagaaaatgggCGTTGGGGTTTGAGATcgaattcataattttttttgtgagtgtaaaaaaaaaagaagtaaatgttagtttttaataaaatattttaattgattttttatctGGAACGTAtagaagtaaataaaaattatttgtagaGGTAAATACTTATTTGTATAGGATTTGTGAGGAAAAagtgtaagggggaggtcatgggttcaaatctctcccccaacagtAATGTTTCCCGTACTGTTTATACACTATTCACCCCGGGATtcctatattattctcatatcaGTATATATATCAGACATCCGGGTTTTCAAGATCTTGTTTAAGatctgtttatattcataaaaaaaggtgattgtcgtctattattcaaagaaaaaccaaagaaaaaaattaaaatgccaTAGATATGACAaacattttgaatatatatattataaagtaaGCATatcattcatatatttaaataatattgagGAATAAGTTCCTCGACATGCAACTAATCAGATTATATGGCTCAATTACTTGGGTTAATTAGTAAAATAGATTGAAACATAATAGAATCTATATGAATATACTTCgatattttgatttatagtttgtgcaaaattaaaaaattaaaatacaaatacaaataatttttcagtaattttttaaaaaaaatttatatagtaATTTGATCGTCTAtcactaataaaaatacaaaaaatttatttattttatttagtaatttGATCGTCAATGCACTGtaggaaaattataaattttgaatttaattccACTCTATCCTCacactaatatatttttttttattgattttttcccatcaatttttttttaaggattagATGACTATGCCACATATTAAGAAAGATACgaatttagaaaatcaaaaataaataaataaataaaacaaatacttattttatgaataaaacaTATGTTATGATTTCCCAAGTTTTTAGCGCTAATAAAGGAAATTGTTAAACCGAACCGGTTCTCAATTCAGAGGAAGAACTCGACCGAACCGGTTTGAAATCATCGATGCTTTAAGATTCGAAACAATATTGATGCAAATCCAACCGTAGAATCAGCATATAAAAGGTTCTCACTACTCCCTCGTAAACCCTAGTTAGAGCGCCGCGGATTGAGAGCAGACGCCGGAGCAAACCCTAGCCGGAGGCAGCGCATCGTCGGCGGTGAGATGGGGCGTGTGAGGACGAAGACCGTGAAGAAGTCGTCTAGGCAGGTGATTGAACGCTACTATTCGCGCATGACTCTAGATTTCCACACCAACAAGAAGGTCCTTGAGGAGGTGGCGATCATCCCCTCCAAGCGCCTCCGCAACAAGATCGCCGGCTTCACCACCCACCTGATGCGCCGTATCCAGCGTGGCCCAGTCCGTGGCATCTCCCTCAAGCTCCAGGAGGAGGAGCGCGAGCGCCGCATGGACTTCGTTCCCGATGAATCGGCCATCAAGGTTGACCAGATCTTAGTTGACAAGGAGACCATCGAGATGCTTCAATCCCTTGGTATGGGTGACCTTCCCGGCGTTGAGAAACAGACCGAGGCTCCGTCCATCCCTGTCTTCTCCGGCCGCCCTGGCTTCGCTGGCCGTAGGCCCTGAGGCATATCTCTACTACATTtcttaaatttcttatctttcTAAAGCTTTTATTAAGTGTTCTGTGATTTTTAGATTTCTAAGTACTTTAATTTTCTCCAAGTTGGTTTTGATCTGTTGAATGAGGAATGGTGACTTTTTTTGGCTTGTTATTGAAGTATATCTGccttttttatttagtttctgAAATTCacattgaatgatttttatgcTGTAGTTTATATCTTGTCATTGTGAGTTGGTGTATTAATACTTAgttcttgcttttgtttgtcACTGTTCtacattgaagttcttgtttttagatttatttttatccatTGAACTTTGCAGTCAATAGGCTAATGCGTTTCTATTCTGTGGCTCAATGTCTTTGAAAGTGCTTATTGTTTATGTGCTTATACTGCTTAGACTGCTTAGTTAATTGTTTGCCGAGAGTTAGTGTTGCCGATTAAGTTTCTTCTGATTGGAATTAATGAGTTTTACTATTCTCCTCCAAAGCGCATTTGGAAATTCTCTTGAACTTTGTTGTTGATCAATGCTATAAGTTCTACTTGCTATGTCTTGAATCTCATTTTGAGGCTTGGAACACCTCCATTTTGGCTACTGGCTAATGCAATTGGATGCCTTTGGTTACTAGAAGAATAAGTTAAAATTACTAGTTTGTGTGAATTGGATTTTGATGGAATTAGAGAATTCTTCCAAACTTTGTGAAAGGAGCTGAGCTCTAGGTTTGCTTCATGAGCATCCTTGTTGCTTGTGAATTATATTGGTTGTCACTTCTTCCTGGGTCTCATCACAGTTTGTACATTTCTTGCTTATATTGGATTTGGATTATCGGTTATATCATCTTGTGGTGTTCTCCATAGTGTACTAGCTGTGTGATTGCCTAATAGCATCTTGTGTGCCAATGAAACTAAACTAGAAAAGTATTTGATAGAGTTTATAGGATGTAGAAGCATGTGCTGCTTGTTTTTCACTATGTTAGGAACAAGTTCATAGGCCAAGTCAATATATATTGCGGGAGCGGGATTGTTAGTTGTATTAACTCTCTTTTATGTCAAAATAAGATTGAGATTGATGAAATTAATACCTTAATGATGTTAGTAGAAGTGCAGAGTCTTGCATAGTGATGATATGAAGATGAGGATGAAGTCTTTTGGTATATTGCCTTTTAGATTACCGGTAGAAGTTTTTGACCAGGGGGCCATTTGGTTAATAAGATATTTTGCCATCAAGTGTTTTGTGTGGCTAGGCCAGGAAGTTATTTCTGACATTTAGAGAATGCTTGCCATGATTTGTCCATTAAATATAAGCTGCTGAAACAGGAAGTTTGTGTTAGGAAACTGTGGTAAAATTTTCTTCAGATTTGGTGACTACTGATACCCTGTTTGGGTACcattaaattccataggaatagtgatgattcctatggaatttaatATTACTTAGGAAACTATAATAATAGCTGTTGGGACACCAGTTTTGTAGTATTAGATTACCATGGATTGACATAAATTCCATATGAATTTGTAAAAGAGAGGGAcccagatttttttttcctttgtttttcggGCGAACCAGTTGCTGTGCTTGCTATGGATGCTCTGCTTGCCCATGCTTTCCATACTTTATCAAACCCACAATCGTACCCTTCGAGCCTCGTTGCGCTCCGTTGCGTATCCTCAGCGCTGTTGCTGAGCTCGCCAGCTGCGTCGGCTCAGAAGGCCTTGCCAAGCTCGCCCGCTGCATATCCTCAGCATTGTTGCTGAGCTCCTTGAGTACATCCACCTCCACAAAACGGCGGCTCTCCTGGAAGCCTCCGTTGTCATCGGGGCCATCGTCGGCGGTGGCTCCGACTTGCAGGTTGAGCAGCTGAGGAGGTACGTGCGGTGTGTCGGGCTGTTGTTCCAAGTGGTGGATGATATATTGGATGTGACCAAGTCATCGCACGAATTGGGGAAGACTGCAGGGAAGGACTTGGCGGGTGATAAGTCGGCGTATCCCAAGCTCATGGGTTTGGAGAAGTCCAATGAGTTCTTGGAGGAGTTGAACAGAGATGCTAAGCAGCAGTTGGAGGACTTTGATCTGTAAAAGACGGCACCTTTTGTGCATTTGGCTAACTACATTGCCTACCGGCAGAAGTAGGAGTGTTTGCCTTCTTGTTTAGAAGTAAACAAATGTTCaattctttcttgttattattgttgttgcttttcttcttcttttgttattgttatattgTGTTTCTTGCTTGCATTTAAATGTTGTGTCTTTCGTGATAAGTTAATCTGAGTTATAAGTTAATCTGAGTTCTATTTACAGTGTACTATGTAGTTTATTAATAGCCAGCTAAAACTTTGGAGGTATTTAAGATGATAATTTGATGAAGATTTGGGAATTAAATTGCATTCTGTGGCTGAAGAAAGAGTATGCATGAATTTagtattattgatttttgttggaTATAGATTATTGATTGGTAGACATGAGTTGTTGCACATCCTCTACCAAGCTCGATAACAATTCTTGATAAACATAACAGACCTGAACATGATTGAAtgaatatatgtttatatatatatatatatacattatttatCCTGGTTTCAGTCATTCAGCATAATGCTTCTCCTATTCCATGTGTGATTTATTTGTCAtatctatttttcttatgttttctattcataatgATAAGCTTCTGTGTTTGTTTAGCTTGCCAGCAACAGCCCATTGATCTgctatacaattttttttacttaaatgaAAACgttcaagaaaattaaaaaatcatactaaaaaactaaaaagtaaaacaagaaataaatcagACCGGATCGGTTCCGACCGAACACGTCTGAAccggctctctctctctctctctatatatatatatatattcccactTGTTCCTTTCCGGGTATGCTTGCGCGCAAATCCCCAAATGGAATTCCTCATCACTGACCCTCCTCCACCTCCTCTCCACCCCATCCAGAACCCACCGCCATTGATGGACCTCGTCGCCGCTCTCAACCACGCCACCCGATCCGCCGAGCTCCTTTCCTCATCCAACCCTTCCCAAACCTCCACCGCCATCGCCTCCCTCCGCACCGCCCACCGTATGCTCGGATCCCTCCTCTCCcatctccctcctcctcctcctcctcctccgcccATCGACGATGATCAGCCGATGGCCGATATCGTTGAGGAAGAGGACGGTTGTGAGAGATTGAAGATCATCGACGAAGTAGAAGAGGGGATGCGTGAGTGTGTTCTCCAGAGCAAGAGACGAAGAAAGCGGCACGTCTCACCGTCGTGCCCTGCCGGACGTGAAGCTGATGATCTGGAAGAGGAGATCCTGGCCGTTGATCTTGAGGAACGAAGGAGATCCGCCATGGATCTCGTCTTCCAGTTCCACGCCTGAGCTTGAGGTGCGTCTTCTTCAACAAGTTatacttagtttttttttcgtATGTTTTGATTTGATGATACTTAGAGTGTACGTAACCCtagttttcatatatgtttatatttccTTATGAATATCAATtggctcatcatcatcatcatcatcatcatcatcatcagtgcAAAAGAATTGAATGTTGTGGTGGATTTTGGAATGTTATTGAATTGattgtttgatgattttttttactaaattgaTTTGCTAGACtagacatgtatatatgtatgattGAGAAGTTCCAAAGccaaaaagaaacatgtttGGACAAATGTGAGTGTGTGTTTGGTAGgagggattttaatttttaagccCTTGGGATTCAATTtgttaacaaatttttttttttatatttggttaaaattctatttttgctttttttttgtgtgtgtgtgtgtttttgtttttgttttttgttatttttttttgggcaacATGTTCAACTCAAGTGATTTGTAGAAGGTATAAATTATCCATCCAAGCAAAATAAGCATTTTTAAATTGTAGTTATGAGATGAAGTAGGGAAGTGATGATGTGTTTGGGATAGAGGATGTTATAAGTTAAGCTCTTGGAATTCAACCTAAGTCCATTAATGAGATTTTTGAATGGTTGTCCAAATTCTATCTTAGCTTAAAAGTTGgttgaaaatctcatatttgcaatttattttttatttttttcatttttgtgtttCACAGCATGATAAGCAGCATTAGCATTTCTTTTTTACATGTGGTTGTTTGAATTTGATTGGAAGAAAAATAATCTCTTATAtggtaaaattattatattttagtattggtcaaaacaaatatttttagacTAAAGTTATAATTTGATAGATATTAAACTAGAGTTATAATTCTGAAAAAATTACATGCCAATTAGGTCTATTCTTGGAAATGGTGGGATGCcaatataagttataaaaacaaGGAGCTAGTCACTTGAGAACTGATATTCTAGTTGTGAACTATCTAAGACAAAAATATATGTAGTTTTTGGGTGGTTCATTGCAATTGAGCAATGAACTAAACATAACGTTTAGTAGGGATCCATATCACCactcttattggattaaaaGTTCTATTGGCACCTTATCAATTAAGAAAtgtcaaatttatatatatatatatatatatataatgttaaaacATTATTCAGAGAATACAGTATAAGATAATATTACCAAGACTTAGCCAGCTTAGACAAGGTATAAATATCATTCTACGGCTGGTATGTGTACATAAGCAAACATTGCAATACATACTACAAAGATGTAGGTCACTTCTGGAGACCTTGCCTGCAAAAACACAGAGCCTGAAATCAGACCATCAGATATTTGATGTAATAATACTCAAAATAAacttttacaataatatgtgCTACAAATGCATTCTTTCCTATTATTTGGACAGCTCATAAATTTTGATGGTTTACAACAAgataattttttactttatttataccAGGACTACAAATAAATGCTTGATACTTTCTGTACAAGCCTATAAATTGGTTAGTGAAATTGAATGATGTCAATTCCAAATGAAGGTTTACCTTGGATAATATTCTGAATAAAACTCTTCTTGCAACTCTAAGCCACCTGCCAGAATACATAAATAGCTTGTTATTTACAAGATCAAATTTGACTGTGAATATAGAGTCACATGCGTGTATAAAGATGGATCTTGGCAGCCACACATAACTTGTAAAAAGACTTTTATTTGGATGAATGGTttagaaatttcaaaataatagatgTTATTGTGAAAAGATTGAAAAGTAAAACCATGTGACAAGAGAGCCTTCAATTCTGAAGTCAGGCCACCGCCGAGGAAATCTCATAATTGTATTCACTTTTGAATTGCGAAAGAGATTTGCCTAAAACATagaaagaaagggaaagaaaaaacatatgcttgtttgttttttttcttttttgtgcttTTCCAAGTTTGTTTACAAAAAAATGCTTGTAAAAGTATCTTACTTGTGCACTGTATGGAGAAAATATTTCCTTTACATCTTCAAACACCTCTTCAATAGGCTTCCCAGCATCAATCTGAGCAAGAAATCAACAAGTCAAGCTCTtcatgaatgaaaacaaagactCAAGAGTTCACAACTGAGGAATTACCTTCCGAACCTTCCCTTTTGAATTGTAGTACTCAATTACAGGTAAACTAGATTCCATGAAAACTTTAAACCGCTTTCTTATGGTCTCAATGTTATCATCCTCTCTTCCCTATAAGTTTGAGGCGCAGACCTAATGTAAGGAGaaaaagcaacaacaaaaaggaacaacaaagactgctaaaaaaataaatcaagaaccTGGTTGCGACCTAAAATGCGCTGCTGCATCTCCTCCTCCGAACAATCGAAAAATAGTACAAACTCAGGTTCAATCTTGGTCTGTGGGACAGGAGAAGTTTGTATCTGATCTCATTCATTCATATGCACATCATTCAAGCAAAACATTGATGCTAATAATTTTGCCAAATCACTGTGCCTAGTATAGATGTGTTATGTATAACAACCCTAGTGATATCGATactataaaacaaacaaaaaaggcTTTACCACTTCCTCAAATGCAGCACGGTTCTCCTCATTGCGAGGGAACCCATCAATAAGAAACTTATCGTTCCCACTCTCACGCATAGCCCGTTGAAGAAGCTTTATGGTTACCTCAGAAGGAACAATTTTCCcctcttttatcatgttttggaTCATGGTGCTGAAGAAATGggcaatgaaacaataatatgaTACTTAATGTGAAATAAGAATTGGGCAATGAAACAAACTACAAAGATATGCAAGTACCCATTCTCTGAACCAGATTTAATTTCTGCACGAAGAAGATCGCCGGCACTAAGATGGGTGAACCCAAAATGTTGAACAATATTTGCACACTGAGTGCCCTTTCCGCTGCCAGGTCCACCTACAGATAATAGCACAAGAACTTAAAACCAGTGTCAAGGATCTCTGAATTCATTAAAATAGAGAAGTTacccaaagaaagatgcttaACTTTACCAAATAAAGGAAGcagaatagaaaatatatatatatatatttataaaaagatttgtgAAAGCGTACATCAGTCTTAATTTGTTGGTAAAAGTTGTATGACAAATCTATTATCCATTACTAAATTGAATACCAAACTTCTAACACAAGTTCTCTCAAGCAAAAAGATCCAAGAGGTGGCATTTTTTCTAGCAAAAGTAGTACTTGGAGATAAGCTTTCGAGGCTGTGCCAACACTGTTGCATACTAAAAAGATACACAGAATGCCTTGCTAGATAGCTAAGTTACCAGATGCTACCATATATGAGCCATGAACTTTCTGAAAGGTTCTGAACAATTATAACATCGATGCCTACCTTCGTAAACTTGCATATGGTGTTGATATTTATCACAACAAAAAGGAATAGGTTATTCTACTAGTAACACATACAAACCATTAGTTTCAATCATTAGATAATCTAAAAGGCCTTAATCTATGTCTATGGCAGAAAATTCACCTTTGTGACATTCTTGGtcacctatttttaaaaatttaccacATTATGCAGCTCAAGATCATTCATAGCAATAATAACTGTTCTATTTCATGCAAGGGGTTACtgagaaaatcaagaaattgCCTTTCTTTCACTTTAGATGAGTTATAAATGCACATCTCCAAGGAAGATAGAAACGGCTGCATGTTATCTCAAAAGTCTaaacaaataccaaaaaaacATTCAACTGAATGTATAATTTCTTAAACAACTTTCTCAGGATCTATTTCTAGGATGTTCATGCCATCCGACACAAGATATTGACTACTTTGTGGGGATAATATGAAAAACCAGATTGAATATCCATTTTCAAATCTAACACAGAATTTCCTTGGTGTCTTGATTCATTAGCATAAAACAAATTTCCCAAGTCAAACTAATTGTCAAACTTTAGGAACCAACAGCTTATTGAACTTGTTATTCAATGCTAAATAACCATTCAAAGGCACAATGTTGCATGAAATAGAAGACAGTGGAAAATAGATTTTAGTCTGATCCAGAGCATAAAATTCTCAcccaaaacaaaaactacaGTAATTTTCTTGTCACCAGGGAAACTCTCATCCGCATCCTGCAACTATTCAGCAATCATTTTCAAATCATTAACGCAAAAAACATATACTAAAAGAAGAGAATGATTATAGTCAATGCCCTGTTGatataataaaatcaacattgGACCACATCCGAGCACCGACAAGAGAACATTTGCCAAAAAGATAATAACAAATGAAAACCTACACATATGAGAACACAAAGAAAATACCTTGCTTGTCTCTACCGGCACGGGAACATCTACAGTTGCATCTAGCATGGTGCCCATACAGACTAGTTGTATCACAAAGTCAGTAtctaatatctaaaataaaacatacaagaAAAACTAGTCAGCAAAAATACACATCATCAATAAACTCCAACAATACATTCAAACACAGAATTAACCTGTAAATCATCACTACACAACCATTATATGCTAAAAAGGgtcaaaatttcacaaaaagTATCAGCATTAGTACTTCTAATGCCAAATTAACTAAGATCTGAAATTCCAAAGCCATGCTTGTGTATGTTTCTTTAGTAC
This window encodes:
- the LOC120262074 gene encoding T-complex protein 1 subunit eta-like; this encodes MAMVGSSIEQQPQIILLKEGTDTSQGKAHVVSNINACTAVADAVRTTLGPRGMDKLIHDDKGNTTISNDGATIMKLLDIVHPAAKILVDIAKSQDSEVGDGTTTVMLLAGEFLKFEKIFIEDGVHPQNLIRSYRTACYLAIEKIKEIAVSIEGKSMEEKKSLLAKCAATTLSSKLIGGEKEFFASMVVDAVMAIGDDDRLNLIGIKKVPGGNMRDSFLVNGVAFKKTFSYAGFEQQPKKFLNPKILLLNIELELKSEKENAEIRLSDPMQYQSIVDAEWNIIYDKLDKCVKSGAKIVLSRLPIGDLGTQYFADRDVFCAGRVAEEDLRRVAAATGGTVQTSVNNFVDEVLGSCEVFEEKQVGNERFNIFSGCPSGQTATIVLRGGADQFIEEAERSLHDAIMIVRRALKNSTVVPGGGAIDMEISRFLRTHARSIAGKSQLFINSYAKALEIIPRQLCDNAGFDATDVLNKLRQKHALGTGANYGVDINTGGVADSYTNFVWEPAVVKINAINAATEAACLVLSVDETVKNPKSESAQGEAAASAMAGHGGAAFRGRGGRGMRR
- the LOC120262083 gene encoding 40S ribosomal protein S17-3-like — protein: MGRVRTKTVKKSSRQVIERYYSRMTLDFHTNKKVLEEVAIIPSKRLRNKIAGFTTHLMRRIQRGPVRGISLKLQEEERERRMDFVPDESAIKVDQILVDKETIEMLQSLGMGDLPGVEKQTEAPSIPVFSGRPGFAGRRP
- the LOC120265438 gene encoding uncharacterized protein LOC120265438; its protein translation is MEFLITDPPPPPLHPIQNPPPLMDLVAALNHATRSAELLSSSNPSQTSTAIASLRTAHRMLGSLLSHLPPPPPPPPPIDDDQPMADIVEEEDGCERLKIIDEVEEGMRECVLQSKRRRKRHVSPSCPAGREADDLEEEILAVDLEERRRSAMDLVFQFHA
- the LOC120265376 gene encoding UMP-CMP kinase 3-like isoform X3 codes for the protein MILDTDFVIQLVCMGTMLDATVDVPVPVETSKLQDADESFPGDKKITVVFVLGGPGSGKGTQCANIVQHFGFTHLSAGDLLRAEIKSGSENGTMIQNMIKEGKIVPSEVTIKLLQRAMRESGNDKFLIDGFPRNEENRAAFEEVTKIEPEFVLFFDCSEEEMQQRILGRNQGREDDNIETIRKRFKVFMESSLPVIEYYNSKGKVRKIDAGKPIEEVFEDVKEIFSPYSAQVA
- the LOC120265376 gene encoding UMP-CMP kinase 3-like isoform X1, which translates into the protein MILDTDFVIQLVCMGTMLDATVDVPVPVETSKLQDADESFPGDKKITVVFVLGGPGSGKGTQCANIVQHFGFTHLSAGDLLRAEIKSGSENGTMIQNMIKEGKIVPSEVTIKLLQRAMRESGNDKFLIDGFPRNEENRAAFEEVIQTSPVPQTKIEPEFVLFFDCSEEEMQQRILGRNQGREDDNIETIRKRFKVFMESSLPVIEYYNSKGKVRKIDAGKPIEEVFEDVKEIFSPYSAQVA
- the LOC120265376 gene encoding UMP-CMP kinase 3-like isoform X2 yields the protein MILDTDFVIQLVCMGTMLDATVDVPVPVETSKDADESFPGDKKITVVFVLGGPGSGKGTQCANIVQHFGFTHLSAGDLLRAEIKSGSENGTMIQNMIKEGKIVPSEVTIKLLQRAMRESGNDKFLIDGFPRNEENRAAFEEVIQTSPVPQTKIEPEFVLFFDCSEEEMQQRILGRNQGREDDNIETIRKRFKVFMESSLPVIEYYNSKGKVRKIDAGKPIEEVFEDVKEIFSPYSAQVA
- the LOC120265376 gene encoding UMP-CMP kinase 3-like isoform X5, coding for MGTMLDATVDVPVPVETSKDADESFPGDKKITVVFVLGGPGSGKGTQCANIVQHFGFTHLSAGDLLRAEIKSGSENGTMIQNMIKEGKIVPSEVTIKLLQRAMRESGNDKFLIDGFPRNEENRAAFEEVIQTSPVPQTKIEPEFVLFFDCSEEEMQQRILGRNQGREDDNIETIRKRFKVFMESSLPVIEYYNSKGKVRKIDAGKPIEEVFEDVKEIFSPYSAQVA
- the LOC120265376 gene encoding UMP-CMP kinase 3-like isoform X4; the protein is MGTMLDATVDVPVPVETSKLQDADESFPGDKKITVVFVLGGPGSGKGTQCANIVQHFGFTHLSAGDLLRAEIKSGSENGTMIQNMIKEGKIVPSEVTIKLLQRAMRESGNDKFLIDGFPRNEENRAAFEEVIQTSPVPQTKIEPEFVLFFDCSEEEMQQRILGRNQGREDDNIETIRKRFKVFMESSLPVIEYYNSKGKVRKIDAGKPIEEVFEDVKEIFSPYSAQVA